The Geothrix oryzae DNA window CACCACCTGGTGGTAGGCCCGGAGGACGCCGTGCCGGGCCTCCAGGAAGCCGTCGCCCCACAGGAAAGGCGCCACGGCGTCGAACTGCATCAGGGGGCCGCCGACCTCCAGGCAGCGGGCCCAATGCTCGGCCTTGAGGCTCATGGCGAAGTCGAAGCGGCACATGGCGCTGGTGAGGACGGCTCCCGCGAAGGCCTCCGGGTGCGCGGTGAGCAGCTCCAGGCTCATGGCGCTGCCGTTCGACAGGCCCAGCAGCCAGGGCCGTTCCACCCTCAGGGTTCCGAACAGCTCCCAGGCCTCCTGGGCCAACAGGGCCGTGGGATAGGGGCCCTCCAGCGGGGCGTCGGACTTCCCCTGCCCCCGGCTGTCGAAGGTCAGGATGCGGTAGCGGTCCGCCAGCCCCGGCAGCACCCCGGCCCACATGGTGGTGTCCGACAACAGGCCGTTGAGCAGCACCACCCAGGGCCCCTCCGGATTCCCCTGAACGCGGTAGTGGAGCTTCAGGCCTGAAGCCAGCGTGGCGAAGGTGGGCTGGGCCCGCATCAGCCCCTCAGCTCCGCGGGCTGGTACTGGCGCTCGAACCGCCAGGCGCCGGCCTCCCAGCGGATCACTGTGCAGCTGGCCTTCTTCACCTCGAGACCCCGGCCCGTGAGGTGGAAGATCAGCTCGCCCAGAAAGGGCTGGTGGCTGACCAGGGCCAGCACGCCTTCCGGGGCTTCGGCCGCGAGCCCGCGCAGCCAGAGGTCCGCCTGGGCCGGGCGGCCGTCCGGCACCAGCCCGAGGGAAGTCTCCATGGGGAAGCCCCCGGTGGCCTCCTGGAGGCAGGCCATGGTCTCCATGGCGCGGCGGTAGGGGCTGCTGAAGCCTCGGGTGGGCGCGTGGCCGAAGGCGGCCAGGCCCCGCATGGCCGCGCGGGTCTTCCGCCAGCCCTCCTCGGTCAGGGCGCGGTCCGCATCGCGCTGGCCGGGGCGCGGATCCTCGGCGATGCCATGACGGATGAGCAGGAGTGTGGCCATCCCGCGATCTTACCGCTTCCGCGACGCCTTCCAGGCCAACCGAGTGGCGTGCCGGCGATGGGCCGCGAGATAGCGGGCGTCTTCGGCGTAGGTGGTGGGATAGATCGGCGGCACCGGCTGGGGTCGCAGCTCGTCGTCCACATTCGCGAAGGTGAAGATACAGCTGTTGGAGAGATTCGTCTGGGTCCGGTCCCGGCTCACCCGGATGATGTCGGTCTCCACGCAGACGCTGGTGCTTCCCGAGTAGACGGCCCGGCTCAGGAACTGCAGTTTGTCGCCCATGCGCACGGGCTGCACGAAATTGATGCGGTTCACGGCCAC harbors:
- a CDS encoding alpha/beta fold hydrolase, translating into MRAQPTFATLASGLKLHYRVQGNPEGPWVVLLNGLLSDTTMWAGVLPGLADRYRILTFDSRGQGKSDAPLEGPYPTALLAQEAWELFGTLRVERPWLLGLSNGSAMSLELLTAHPEAFAGAVLTSAMCRFDFAMSLKAEHWARCLEVGGPLMQFDAVAPFLWGDGFLEARHGVLRAYHQVVTGGDKPLHGNLHQIRGTQGWDIRERLGAIQAPVLLLCGAEDLLTPPWKCLETARHIPGSRFEVVPDIGHAYPVENPKKYTARIRRFLDKDDAGFGR
- a CDS encoding SixA phosphatase family protein gives rise to the protein MATLLLIRHGIAEDPRPGQRDADRALTEEGWRKTRAAMRGLAAFGHAPTRGFSSPYRRAMETMACLQEATGGFPMETSLGLVPDGRPAQADLWLRGLAAEAPEGVLALVSHQPFLGELIFHLTGRGLEVKKASCTVIRWEAGAWRFERQYQPAELRG